The following are from one region of the Salicibibacter kimchii genome:
- a CDS encoding GNAT family N-acetyltransferase, producing the protein MEHIKTYYREEVQVNEKKILFEGPISSEQIARYEYHPGLVAFRQPKAQKKALMGIAKLPEGRINVAVDDGMIVGYATFVYPDPLERWSESPLDNLIELGAIEVAHEYRGAKIGSRLLELSMYDDAMEDYIIITTEYYWHWDLKNSGKSVWEYRKIMEKMMNKGGLYWMATDDPEISSHPANCLLVRIGSRVSIEDVQTFDQIRFTDRFLF; encoded by the coding sequence ATGGAACACATCAAAACGTATTATCGTGAAGAAGTGCAAGTCAACGAAAAAAAAATTCTCTTTGAAGGTCCGATATCCAGTGAACAAATTGCCCGTTATGAGTACCATCCGGGACTTGTTGCATTTCGCCAACCGAAGGCACAGAAAAAAGCATTGATGGGCATTGCCAAACTCCCCGAAGGGAGGATCAACGTTGCGGTCGATGACGGCATGATCGTTGGATATGCTACATTTGTTTATCCCGATCCCCTCGAACGTTGGTCGGAAAGCCCGTTGGATAACCTGATTGAACTCGGTGCCATTGAAGTCGCACATGAATACCGCGGGGCTAAAATAGGCAGCCGTTTGCTGGAACTATCGATGTATGACGATGCCATGGAGGACTACATCATTATTACGACCGAATATTATTGGCACTGGGATTTAAAAAATAGCGGGAAATCTGTATGGGAGTACCGTAAGATTATGGAAAAAATGATGAACAAAGGTGGCTTATATTGGATGGCCACCGATGACCCGGAAATCAGTTCCCATCCGGCCAATTGTTTATTGGTTCGAATCGGAAGCCGTGTTTCGATAGAAGATGTACAAACCTTCGATCAAATTCGCTTTACAGACCGATTCTTGTTTTGA
- a CDS encoding acetoin utilization AcuB family protein — protein MNAEEIMRTNVHKLTMEDKIESAVFLMEKERLRHIPIVADDDTLIGIISDRDVRDARFSIFSNKRLDTILQQPVKEIMKTEVFTVHPLEYVADVASMLSEHKITGAPVTVDDKLVGMITGRDLLDTLVQLMGADQPSSQIEVKVTDASGQLADVAAIFKHHGINVTSMLIYPDKQTDYKILAFRVQAMDIRAVLTSLKDEGYEISGPSIPNMGSPDRL, from the coding sequence ATGAACGCCGAAGAGATTATGAGAACGAACGTTCATAAGCTAACGATGGAAGACAAAATTGAAAGCGCTGTCTTCCTCATGGAAAAGGAACGCCTGCGCCACATTCCGATCGTCGCCGATGATGATACCCTTATTGGCATTATCTCCGATCGTGATGTTCGCGATGCCAGATTTTCTATTTTCAGCAATAAGCGCTTGGATACCATTTTGCAACAACCGGTAAAAGAAATTATGAAAACCGAAGTTTTCACTGTTCACCCCTTAGAGTATGTGGCAGATGTGGCTTCCATGCTCAGTGAACACAAAATTACCGGAGCCCCGGTAACCGTTGATGATAAACTCGTCGGCATGATCACCGGAAGAGACTTGCTCGATACGCTCGTCCAACTCATGGGCGCTGACCAACCAAGTTCACAAATTGAGGTGAAAGTAACTGATGCAAGCGGCCAGCTGGCCGATGTGGCTGCAATCTTCAAGCATCACGGCATTAATGTGACGAGCATGCTTATCTATCCAGATAAACAAACCGACTATAAAATTCTCGCGTTCCGTGTTCAAGCGATGGATATACGAGCCGTCCTTACATCACTCAAAGACGAAGGATACGAAATCTCTGGTCCTTCCATCCCGAATATGGGGAGTCCCGACCGCTTATGA
- a CDS encoding DUF3817 domain-containing protein: MKNLLLKWFRGVGHIEGLSLVTLLFVAMPLKYMAGYDEAVSVAGMIHGILYLLYMSFVFIVTFTVRWSWKWILGASAVAFIPFGNFILDARLKKAEFMPELNVESIVK; encoded by the coding sequence TTGAAAAATCTTCTATTAAAATGGTTTCGAGGTGTTGGACACATTGAAGGGCTGTCACTTGTCACACTTCTATTTGTGGCTATGCCACTAAAATATATGGCCGGTTATGATGAAGCTGTTTCTGTTGCAGGTATGATACACGGGATTCTCTACCTACTATATATGTCGTTCGTTTTTATTGTCACCTTCACCGTACGCTGGTCATGGAAATGGATCCTCGGCGCAAGCGCCGTCGCTTTCATCCCATTCGGCAACTTTATCCTCGACGCGAGGTTGAAAAAAGCTGAATTTATGCCAGAATTAAACGTCGAAAGTATAGTGAAATAA
- the acsA gene encoding acetate--CoA ligase — protein MEMQTLSPKGGDHNLKDYEKATQQFDWAEVEKNFSFYETGKVNMAYEAIDRHAENADKKDQVALYYSDDHRDESYTFADMKKMTDKAANVFKEAGIEKGDRVFIFMPRSPELYFAALGAIKVGAIIGPLFEAFMEGAVKDRLQNSEAKAIVTTNDLVGRVPVSELPALEQVFIQGDDVKEEGKTLDFKTHLERASENHDITWVDREDGLILHYTSGSTGMPKGVLHVHVAMLQHYQTGKWVLDLKEDDVYWCTADPGWVTGTSYGIFAPWLNGVTNVVRGGRFSPEAWYGTLEKYNVTVWYSAPTALRMLASAGDDVVKNYDLSNLRHILSVGEPLNPEVVRWGHEVYGLRIHDSWWMTETGAIMITNFPTLTVKPGSMGKPIPGVEAAILDDQGNELPPNRMGNLAMKTSWPSMMRSIWNNEEKYNGYFEFPGWYVSGDSAYKDEDGYYWFQGRVDDVIVTSGERVGPFEVESKLVEHPAVGEAGVIGKPDPVRGEIIKAFVALKEGYEESDELKEDIRVFVKNGLAAHTAPREMDIRDQLPKTRSGKIMRRVLKAWELDLPTGDLSTMDDD, from the coding sequence ATGGAAATGCAAACGCTTTCACCAAAAGGTGGAGACCACAATCTAAAAGATTACGAAAAAGCAACGCAACAATTTGATTGGGCAGAAGTTGAGAAAAATTTTTCCTTTTATGAAACCGGGAAGGTAAATATGGCGTATGAAGCCATTGATCGGCACGCTGAGAATGCTGATAAAAAGGACCAAGTTGCGCTATACTATAGCGATGATCATCGCGATGAATCTTACACATTTGCTGACATGAAAAAAATGACCGATAAGGCTGCTAACGTATTTAAGGAAGCCGGGATTGAAAAAGGGGACCGTGTATTTATTTTCATGCCGCGTTCGCCGGAATTATATTTTGCCGCTCTTGGTGCCATTAAAGTGGGTGCGATTATTGGCCCGTTGTTTGAAGCTTTTATGGAGGGTGCGGTAAAAGATCGTCTGCAAAACAGTGAGGCAAAAGCAATTGTAACAACAAATGACCTGGTCGGGCGCGTGCCCGTATCGGAGCTTCCCGCGTTGGAACAAGTATTTATCCAAGGGGATGATGTAAAAGAAGAAGGAAAAACCCTTGATTTTAAAACGCATCTGGAAAGGGCATCCGAAAACCATGACATTACTTGGGTGGATCGCGAAGATGGCCTTATTTTGCATTATACTTCCGGTTCAACGGGCATGCCGAAAGGTGTATTACACGTTCACGTGGCCATGCTCCAGCATTATCAAACGGGCAAATGGGTCCTTGATTTGAAAGAAGATGATGTGTACTGGTGCACAGCCGATCCGGGCTGGGTAACCGGAACGTCTTACGGGATCTTTGCACCTTGGTTAAATGGGGTCACCAACGTTGTCCGGGGCGGACGGTTCAGCCCTGAAGCTTGGTACGGAACGTTGGAAAAATATAATGTCACCGTTTGGTACAGTGCGCCGACTGCACTGCGTATGTTGGCAAGCGCCGGCGACGATGTAGTGAAAAATTATGATTTATCGAACTTAAGGCATATTTTAAGCGTCGGTGAACCGTTAAACCCTGAAGTCGTGCGTTGGGGACACGAAGTTTATGGCTTGCGTATTCATGATTCCTGGTGGATGACGGAAACAGGCGCGATTATGATTACAAATTTCCCGACATTGACGGTGAAGCCGGGATCGATGGGCAAACCGATTCCGGGCGTAGAAGCCGCGATTCTCGATGACCAAGGGAATGAGTTGCCACCAAACCGTATGGGCAACCTTGCGATGAAAACAAGCTGGCCGTCGATGATGCGCTCCATTTGGAATAATGAGGAAAAATATAACGGCTACTTTGAGTTTCCGGGTTGGTACGTATCCGGCGACTCAGCTTATAAAGACGAAGATGGCTACTATTGGTTCCAGGGACGTGTGGATGATGTGATTGTTACTTCCGGAGAACGTGTTGGGCCATTTGAGGTAGAAAGCAAACTGGTAGAGCATCCGGCTGTAGGTGAAGCGGGTGTGATCGGCAAGCCTGATCCTGTGCGCGGGGAGATTATTAAAGCGTTCGTGGCACTGAAGGAAGGTTATGAAGAAAGTGATGAATTGAAAGAGGATATTCGGGTATTTGTGAAAAACGGATTGGCTGCTCACACGGCGCCTCGGGAAATGGATATCCGTGACCAATTGCCGAAAACCCGAAGCGGAAAAATCATGCGGCGTGTGCTAAAAGCATGGGAGCTTGATTTGCCAACCGGTGATTTATCAACGATGGACGATGATTAA
- a CDS encoding GNAT family N-acetyltransferase: MIGTCGFKNLNQVSRHAEIGGNYSSSVWGRGYATEALNALLRYGFTVLRLNKIYAQASSDNESVMKLLNNYGFTQEGRLQEHLRLNDACKDLYMFSLLKNEYTD; encoded by the coding sequence ATTATAGGGACATGCGGTTTCAAAAATTTGAATCAAGTGTCCCGCCATGCAGAAATCGGCGGAAATTACTCCAGTTCAGTTTGGGGAAGAGGTTATGCAACAGAGGCGCTGAATGCCCTTTTGCGTTATGGTTTTACCGTGTTGAGGCTCAATAAAATATACGCACAAGCCAGTTCCGATAACGAAAGTGTCATGAAATTATTGAACAACTATGGATTTACACAGGAGGGAAGGTTGCAGGAGCACTTGCGGTTAAATGATGCATGTAAAGATCTATACATGTTTTCTCTATTAAAAAACGAATACACTGATTAA
- a CDS encoding acetoin utilization protein AcuC codes for MTNKHAAFIFNEEQLYYKFNDTHPFNPLRLRLTVDLLQSLGALSSDEIVLPRKASDEEIGLFHEKNYIEAVKKGSLEQLPAGTAANYGLGTEDTPIFNNMHDASALLVGGTIQAVEEVMEERYKHAANLGGGLHHGFRGKASGFCIYNDSAIAIRYIREHYDARVLYIDTDAHHGDGVQWAFYDDPNVMTLSIHETGRYLFPGTGAITEKGAGQGYGFTLNLPLDAFTEDESFLICYETAVKEACAFFQPDVIVTQNGADAHFLDPLTHLSTTLRTFKQVPKIAHEMAHQYCDGKWIAVGGGGYDLWRVVPLAWSNVWLEMSDQTSLTHGKLPEKWRNRWADKATDPLPRYWEESENEVPKIPRRPEINQKNAQTLEKSLYYIRREMQETLK; via the coding sequence ATGACTAACAAACACGCAGCATTTATATTCAACGAAGAGCAACTGTACTACAAATTTAACGATACTCATCCTTTCAATCCGTTGCGATTAAGATTAACAGTTGATCTTTTACAATCATTAGGGGCATTATCTTCCGACGAGATCGTTCTCCCAAGAAAAGCATCGGACGAAGAAATTGGATTGTTCCATGAAAAAAATTATATCGAAGCGGTGAAAAAGGGTTCGCTTGAACAGTTACCGGCGGGTACAGCCGCGAATTATGGTCTCGGCACAGAGGACACGCCTATCTTTAACAATATGCACGATGCCTCTGCATTGCTTGTCGGCGGCACCATCCAAGCCGTAGAAGAAGTAATGGAAGAGCGATATAAACACGCTGCGAATCTCGGAGGCGGACTTCATCACGGATTCCGCGGAAAAGCATCCGGGTTTTGCATCTATAATGACAGCGCTATTGCCATTCGTTATATCCGGGAACACTATGATGCCCGTGTCCTTTATATTGATACCGATGCCCATCATGGCGATGGGGTCCAGTGGGCGTTCTACGATGACCCGAACGTCATGACCCTTTCCATTCACGAAACGGGCCGGTATTTATTTCCCGGCACCGGAGCAATTACGGAAAAAGGCGCCGGACAAGGATACGGTTTTACGTTAAACCTTCCACTTGACGCCTTCACGGAAGATGAATCGTTCTTAATTTGTTATGAAACGGCTGTCAAGGAAGCATGTGCTTTTTTCCAACCGGATGTTATCGTGACCCAAAATGGGGCGGACGCCCATTTTCTTGATCCGCTCACCCATTTGTCGACAACCCTCCGCACGTTTAAACAAGTACCGAAAATCGCCCATGAAATGGCCCATCAATATTGTGACGGCAAATGGATCGCGGTCGGCGGCGGCGGGTATGATCTGTGGCGTGTCGTGCCTCTTGCCTGGTCCAATGTTTGGTTGGAAATGAGCGACCAAACATCGCTCACGCACGGAAAGCTTCCTGAAAAGTGGCGAAATCGCTGGGCCGACAAGGCAACCGACCCCCTCCCCCGATACTGGGAAGAATCGGAAAACGAAGTTCCAAAAATTCCGCGACGTCCCGAAATCAACCAAAAAAATGCACAAACCCTTGAAAAGTCACTCTACTATATCCGCCGCGAAATGCAAGAAACATTAAAATAA
- the tyrS gene encoding tyrosine--tRNA ligase, translating to MSEELQATPEQQKEIDHQVKALQRGVVEIIPEEAFREKIKKSVITGKPLRIKLGMDPSAPDVHIGHTVVLHKLRQFQEFGHEIQMLIGDFTGKIGDPSGKSETRKSLTTEEVEANAKTYVEQYGKVLDMSKATLYYNSEWLSQLTFEDVIKLAGNLTVARMLEREDFHNRYTSNKPISVHEFFYPLMQGYDSIAMDSDIEVGGTDQTFNVMMGRQLQDAYGKEKQVALTLPLMEGLDGERKMSKSLDNYIGIDEEPNEIFGKAMSIPDELMVKYYELATDISLAEIGELEKGLVDGSVHPRDAKQRLGRKFVSMYYGEEEAEKAQQYFQTVFQKRALPDDMPEVVWKGETTVSIIDLLVELEMQPSKGEARKMIQNGGVKINEEKVSDIKTEITVEDGMIVQVGKRKFTKLSV from the coding sequence ATGTCGGAAGAATTACAAGCAACACCGGAACAACAAAAAGAGATTGATCATCAAGTGAAAGCATTGCAAAGAGGGGTCGTGGAAATTATTCCCGAAGAGGCGTTTCGGGAAAAAATCAAAAAGTCCGTCATCACCGGCAAGCCGCTGAGAATCAAACTTGGCATGGATCCATCCGCGCCTGATGTTCATATCGGACACACGGTTGTGCTGCATAAATTACGTCAGTTTCAGGAGTTTGGCCATGAAATTCAAATGCTCATCGGGGACTTTACCGGAAAAATCGGGGACCCGAGCGGCAAGAGTGAAACGCGCAAATCGTTAACGACAGAAGAAGTGGAAGCGAACGCGAAGACGTACGTGGAACAATACGGAAAAGTGTTGGATATGAGCAAAGCGACGCTGTACTATAATTCGGAATGGCTTAGTCAACTAACGTTTGAGGATGTTATTAAACTGGCCGGGAATCTTACGGTTGCCCGCATGCTTGAACGGGAAGATTTCCACAACCGTTATACATCGAATAAACCGATCTCCGTTCATGAATTTTTCTACCCGCTGATGCAAGGATACGATTCGATCGCGATGGATAGCGATATCGAGGTAGGCGGGACTGACCAAACCTTTAATGTCATGATGGGTCGACAGCTGCAGGATGCTTATGGCAAAGAGAAGCAGGTAGCTCTGACATTGCCGCTTATGGAAGGCTTGGACGGAGAGCGAAAAATGTCGAAGTCCCTGGACAATTACATCGGCATTGACGAGGAACCGAATGAAATTTTCGGAAAAGCCATGTCCATTCCGGATGAACTCATGGTTAAGTATTATGAACTGGCGACGGATATCTCGCTTGCGGAGATTGGAGAACTGGAGAAAGGACTTGTCGATGGTTCGGTTCATCCGCGTGATGCGAAGCAAAGATTGGGCCGGAAGTTCGTTTCGATGTATTACGGGGAAGAGGAGGCCGAGAAGGCACAGCAATATTTCCAAACCGTCTTCCAGAAACGGGCGCTTCCCGATGATATGCCGGAAGTGGTGTGGAAAGGGGAAACAACGGTATCGATCATTGACCTTCTCGTGGAATTGGAAATGCAACCTTCAAAAGGCGAGGCACGCAAAATGATTCAAAATGGCGGCGTGAAAATAAACGAAGAAAAGGTAAGCGACATTAAAACAGAGATTACTGTTGAAGACGGCATGATCGTGCAAGTCGGCAAACGGAAGTTTACGAAGTTAAGTGTTTAA
- the deoC gene encoding deoxyribose-phosphate aldolase produces the protein MKQTELAAYIDHTLLKPEATKTDIFNLCEEAKEHEFATVCIPPYWVKTAVEALAGSGVGVTTVIGFPHGLNLSDVKAYETEKAIEQGASDVDMVINAGALKSGDKDGVRADIETVVKASGGRALVKVIIETSRLTDEEKKTATRLAVEVGADYVKTSTGFHTAGATLDDIKLMKEVVGDNGKLKAAGGVKTADDARAYIEAGTDRIGTSSGIAIVTGEGGSGAY, from the coding sequence ATGAAGCAGACCGAACTCGCCGCTTATATTGACCACACCCTCCTAAAACCGGAAGCGACGAAAACAGATATTTTCAATTTATGTGAAGAGGCAAAAGAACATGAATTCGCCACCGTCTGTATCCCGCCGTATTGGGTCAAGACCGCGGTGGAAGCATTGGCAGGAAGCGGTGTCGGGGTAACAACGGTTATCGGCTTTCCCCACGGCTTGAATTTATCGGATGTAAAGGCTTATGAAACGGAAAAAGCCATTGAACAAGGCGCGTCGGATGTGGATATGGTGATTAATGCAGGTGCGCTGAAGTCAGGCGATAAAGATGGCGTTCGAGCAGACATCGAGACGGTTGTAAAAGCGAGCGGCGGTCGGGCGCTTGTAAAAGTGATTATCGAAACTAGCCGATTGACCGATGAAGAGAAGAAAACCGCCACTCGTCTCGCTGTGGAAGTAGGCGCGGATTATGTAAAAACATCAACGGGTTTTCACACTGCAGGTGCAACGCTTGACGATATCAAATTAATGAAAGAAGTCGTCGGTGACAACGGAAAACTTAAAGCTGCCGGCGGTGTCAAGACAGCGGATGACGCAAGGGCTTATATCGAAGCGGGCACCGATCGGATCGGAACCAGTTCCGGGATCGCGATTGTTACGGGCGAAGGGGGCAGTGGTGCTTATTAG
- a CDS encoding GNAT family N-acetyltransferase, with protein sequence MVITTERLIIRGMEKDDANDLYHLFSDPYVTRLDHVDPMTNRQEAEALIRMADRHPDRLLLSIEQ encoded by the coding sequence ATGGTAATCACGACGGAGCGTCTGATCATACGGGGAATGGAAAAAGATGATGCAAACGACCTTTATCATCTATTTTCCGATCCTTATGTCACGCGACTGGACCACGTTGATCCAATGACGAATAGGCAGGAAGCTGAAGCGTTGATACGAATGGCAGATCGCCATCCTGATCGCCTGCTTTTGAGCATCGAACAATAA
- the rpsD gene encoding 30S ribosomal protein S4: MARYTGPTWKKSRRFGVSLSGTGKELAKRPYPPGEHGPTQRKKLSEYGLQLREKQKLRYMYGLNERQFVRTFETAGKMKGVHGENFMILLERRLDNLVYRAGLARTRRGARQLVNHGHITVDGGRVDIPSYTVKPGQTFGVREKSRNLSVIADAREALAFEPEYINFDGDKLEGTFSRLPERSELPSEISEALIVEWYSR, translated from the coding sequence ATGGCTCGCTATACAGGTCCAACCTGGAAAAAGTCCCGCCGCTTCGGCGTTTCGCTGAGCGGAACAGGAAAAGAATTAGCCAAGCGCCCTTACCCACCGGGTGAGCACGGCCCAACCCAACGTAAAAAATTAAGTGAATACGGTTTGCAGCTTCGGGAAAAACAGAAGCTCCGTTATATGTATGGATTAAATGAGCGTCAATTCGTGCGCACATTTGAAACAGCCGGGAAAATGAAAGGTGTTCACGGTGAGAATTTCATGATTTTGCTGGAAAGACGCTTGGACAACCTCGTGTACCGTGCCGGCCTTGCCCGCACACGCCGGGGCGCACGTCAACTCGTGAATCATGGGCACATCACCGTAGATGGAGGACGTGTCGATATTCCGTCCTACACAGTGAAACCCGGGCAAACATTCGGTGTTCGCGAAAAATCCCGCAACCTGAGTGTGATCGCGGACGCACGTGAAGCGTTGGCGTTTGAACCGGAATATATTAATTTCGACGGAGACAAACTGGAAGGAACGTTCTCGCGTTTGCCGGAACGCTCCGAACTGCCGTCTGAAATTAGCGAAGCCCTCATCGTTGAGTGGTATTCACGGTAA
- a CDS encoding transglycosylase domain-containing protein, which yields MKRRLQRLNDWLGHWDQTKIGRPIDIAGQVLWNLFLIMITTALISMTFVGASGLGYFVSLVEDAPAYSEDEMKADLYNYEQTSEVYFAGDTYLGELPSILDRREVPLDHVSDYVIQAMIATEDEYFYEHSGIVPKAIMRAAFQEIAGSGMQTGGSTLTQQVVKNQLLSNEVSFNRKAREMMLAMRLENYLDKDEILEVYLNVVPFGRDASGTQIAGVQTAAQGVFGVDASELNLPQAAFIAGLPQNPFTFTPFTPNGDVRDDLSAGINRMEKVLSRMHEKNIIDDDRYEEALAYDIENHFTHVKDTKRSRSMERYPYMTNEIERRASLILRDLLLEKANIDIAELDREAMENFYDKAKTQLRLGGYRIHTTIDKNSYDAMNTSIKDDSLFGPNRGDMPEEIGATLIENESGAILSFVGGRNFERENLNHATQGQRSVGSTIKPLMPYGSAMERGIVQPATALPDMPSTYSDGTALANNRDNYLGFLPVRDALMYSQNVPSVKTFQLLEQDEVQNDLQNMGFFIDGSHVYESASLGAIDATVEQNTSAMSLFGNDGKRQDPYMIERVETHEGDVIYEHEPESTLVFSPRTSYLAVDMMRDVIKSGTADFLPEKLAVSGDWAGKTGTSTDYHDAWFIGLNPKVTLGVWIGYDDPQPLERQYNGITYSQRTQALWATMMNAAAGEDHDRILSNQRFHRPDGIVRATMCGVNGLLPSIPCHNAGLVYTDLMNETHAPTKKDDSREERYVTISGQNYPALEDTPEAFTAKGIVVDHPFFDQMNHSKHEDDGLLGDVIPAESKTPTSDHPPEAVSGVRTDKGALYWDEHPDDDIVGYRIYEDNGKFVVNVIGNTTTTYKGVDVRKNYEVTAVDTKGRESL from the coding sequence ATGAAGCGTCGTTTGCAAAGGCTAAACGATTGGTTGGGACATTGGGACCAAACAAAGATCGGCCGCCCCATCGATATCGCCGGGCAGGTCCTTTGGAATTTATTTTTAATTATGATCACTACGGCACTTATTAGTATGACGTTCGTTGGCGCTTCCGGTCTCGGGTACTTTGTTTCCCTCGTAGAGGATGCGCCGGCGTATTCGGAAGATGAAATGAAAGCGGACCTTTATAATTACGAACAGACGAGTGAAGTTTATTTTGCGGGCGATACCTATCTTGGGGAGCTGCCTTCAATTTTAGATAGACGTGAAGTTCCGCTTGATCATGTATCCGACTACGTGATCCAAGCAATGATTGCAACAGAAGATGAATATTTCTACGAACATAGCGGGATTGTCCCGAAAGCCATTATGCGCGCGGCTTTTCAAGAAATCGCAGGTTCGGGCATGCAAACCGGCGGCAGTACATTAACCCAGCAAGTTGTAAAAAACCAGCTGCTATCCAATGAAGTTTCTTTTAATCGAAAAGCCCGGGAAATGATGCTCGCGATGCGTTTGGAAAATTATTTAGATAAGGATGAAATTCTGGAAGTTTACTTAAATGTCGTTCCCTTTGGCAGAGATGCGTCCGGCACACAAATTGCGGGGGTTCAAACGGCGGCTCAAGGGGTGTTCGGCGTGGATGCTTCGGAACTTAACCTTCCACAAGCGGCGTTTATTGCCGGATTGCCACAAAACCCATTCACGTTTACCCCGTTCACCCCGAATGGAGACGTCCGTGATGACTTATCTGCCGGAATAAATCGTATGGAGAAGGTGCTCTCGCGTATGCACGAAAAAAACATCATCGATGATGATAGGTATGAAGAAGCGCTCGCCTACGATATTGAAAATCATTTCACACACGTGAAAGACACGAAGAGAAGTAGAAGCATGGAACGCTATCCTTACATGACCAACGAAATAGAGCGACGGGCGAGCCTTATCCTTCGTGACCTTTTATTGGAAAAAGCAAACATAGATATTGCAGAATTAGATCGTGAAGCTATGGAGAACTTTTATGATAAAGCCAAAACTCAACTCCGTCTTGGCGGATACCGTATCCATACAACCATCGATAAAAATAGTTATGATGCCATGAATACATCCATCAAAGACGACAGCCTTTTCGGACCCAATCGGGGGGACATGCCGGAAGAGATAGGAGCAACACTTATAGAAAACGAGTCTGGTGCCATTCTAAGCTTTGTCGGCGGAAGAAACTTTGAAAGGGAAAACTTAAATCACGCGACACAAGGACAACGCTCTGTCGGATCAACGATCAAACCGTTAATGCCTTACGGTTCGGCGATGGAGCGAGGCATTGTCCAGCCTGCTACCGCCCTTCCGGATATGCCGTCGACTTATAGTGATGGAACAGCGTTGGCCAACAATCGAGACAACTACCTTGGCTTCCTCCCGGTGCGTGACGCGTTAATGTATTCGCAAAATGTCCCTTCTGTCAAAACATTTCAGCTGTTAGAGCAAGACGAGGTGCAAAACGATTTACAAAACATGGGGTTCTTCATCGACGGCAGCCATGTTTACGAATCCGCGTCTCTAGGAGCCATAGATGCAACCGTGGAACAAAATACAAGCGCGATGTCGCTTTTCGGGAATGATGGTAAGAGACAGGATCCATACATGATTGAACGCGTGGAAACCCATGAAGGCGACGTAATCTATGAACACGAGCCGGAATCGACGCTTGTCTTTTCCCCGCGAACATCCTATCTTGCAGTCGATATGATGCGAGATGTCATAAAAAGCGGCACGGCTGATTTTTTACCGGAAAAGCTTGCTGTCAGCGGCGATTGGGCTGGAAAAACAGGGACGAGCACCGATTACCATGATGCATGGTTCATCGGCCTGAATCCAAAAGTAACCCTTGGCGTATGGATCGGTTATGATGACCCGCAACCGCTGGAACGACAATACAACGGAATCACCTATAGTCAACGCACGCAAGCACTGTGGGCAACCATGATGAACGCGGCCGCAGGCGAGGATCATGATAGAATTTTAAGTAATCAGCGATTTCATAGACCGGACGGGATTGTGCGAGCAACGATGTGCGGCGTCAATGGATTATTACCATCTATCCCTTGCCATAACGCGGGACTCGTCTATACGGATCTTATGAACGAGACCCACGCCCCTACAAAAAAAGACGACTCCCGTGAAGAAAGATACGTAACGATCAGCGGCCAAAATTATCCGGCCTTGGAAGATACCCCGGAGGCGTTTACTGCCAAGGGGATCGTTGTGGACCATCCTTTTTTTGATCAAATGAATCATAGCAAACACGAGGACGACGGGCTGCTTGGCGATGTGATCCCCGCTGAGTCTAAAACACCGACCAGCGATCATCCTCCGGAAGCAGTCAGTGGAGTCAGAACAGACAAAGGCGCATTATACTGGGATGAGCATCCGGATGATGACATTGTCGGCTACCGTATTTATGAAGATAACGGAAAGTTTGTGGTTAACGTCATCGGGAATACGACCACCACTTACAAAGGCGTTGATGTTAGGAAAAATTATGAGGTGACGGCTGTGGATACAAAGGGAAGGGAATCGTTGTAG